The genomic stretch AATTAGCTGCAACCGCATGAAGCCGTCTTCATGCTCCTTATACCTGACAGAACAGCACAGAACAGAAACAGAGGTGACCAGTTGCCAGGTCATTCCAGAGATATTCTGGATTTAGCAGCATCTATGACCAACGTAGTGGGTGATCAACGGGAGGGCTTACCTGAACCTGGGGTGCCCAGAGGGCCATTTGAACTGGTGCTTTTTGCGCAGATGGATTGTGAGGTTGTTGCCCCTAGTGAAGCACTGATCACACACATGACACTTGTACCGAGCCACAAAATCCCCCTGTTCGGATAAGGAGAAAGAAAAGATCTCAGGATTCTTGAATAACTCTTCTCTATCAATCTGAGCGCATGATGCGCacaaacaaacatgtacacacatacacaaacaaacctcATGTTCTCTTTTGTGGTGAATGTTCATGGTGCGGAGGGTACGGGAGCTAAAGTCACAGCCAGGAACGTCACAGCGAAATGCAGGCTCACTGCTGTGGGTGTCTAGGTGTTTATGCAGGTCGATCAGGTTCTTACAACTAAGAGTATAAAAGAACAGTGTTCAAGAACCTTCAAAAGTTAACTTTCCCTTCAACAGCTCAGTCTTACGATGACATATTTACACTGGTAACAAATTCAGAGGACGTTCTACCTGTACTCGCAGTATTCACAGCTGTATGGCTTCTCGTTACTGTGGCGGAACTTGATATGGTTCCGCAGCGATGACGGTGATGGGCAGGTCATATCACACAGGGGGCATTTATAGTGGTTCACTACagggaaggaaggaaaaaaacCGATGATGACATCAACTCACTTTGAACACTTTACTTAAAGGACAGtttccattttctccccaattgtatccggccaattaccccactcttccaagccgtcccggtcgctcctccaccctctctgccgatccggggagggctgcagactaccacatgcgtcctccgatacatgtagagtcgccagctgcttcttttcacctgacagtgaggagtttccctggggggggggggtagcgcatgggaggatcacgcaacccccccccccggacaggcgccctgaccgatcagaggaggcgctagtgcagcgaccaggacacatacccacatccagcttcccacccgcagacaccgccaattgtgtctgtagggacgcccaaccaagcaggaggtaataccgggattcgaactggcgatccccatgttggtaagcaacggaattgactgctatgctaccgggacgcaatttttttttttaaacatagacTTTGTTAAGCTTGATTTCTGAGCTTCTTGATTTAGAAAAGGAGCTGAATCACGATTTCTGAAGGCCTGCATGAGTCCCCCATCCCATCGCTGAATTTCAGCGGAAAGATTTGGCAAAGTGGCgagtttctcaatactgaagGGATCAGCAAAGTTTTGGTCTGTATGATTCTAAATGATGTCCGACAATACTTTAATAAGGTCTAGGTTAGAAAAGTGAGCCCATCCTGTAAAGACTTCAGAGCTACATATAGGTAACAGCATTTGGAAACACTGACACCACAGTAAGGTGACTGACCATGGGTCCTCATGTGGTCTCTCAGTAGCCTTTCTATTGCAAAACGTTTGGAACAGTGAGAGCACTGGAACCTCTGACCTGTAGCACATATACACAAAGTACACACAAAGTGAGGGGTGTTAAGAGCTCAACCTATTCAAGTTGCAAAGACAGCATTCAGTTAGATCTTGCAAGCACTCTGTAGCCTACACTTTCACCTTCCATGGCACTCTGTCGTTTGATGTGATCGAAGAGCTTTGTGTTGTTAGCATACATTCCTCCACACCCTGGACACGCCACCACCTTCTCCTGAGTGTGGCTACGAAGATGCTCGCGCAGTTTAGGACGCCCTTTAACGGTGGCTTCACAATCTGAAAAAATTACAGCCATCAAGAACGGATTTACCAATTTCAAGTCTTAACCTCACAAATAAGATAACAGACACAGACTTGTCAACATCCGTCCTGACAGCAACTCAACTATGCTCATGTTTAGTTGCCCTGTGGTGTTAACGAATCAGTGGGTTGCACTGGGTTGCATATCTCTTAAATGGAGGGGGAAACATTTGCCGGTGGGAGGAGGTGTGACCTTAAACAAAGCATAGATCTGTCACAGTGATCAAGGTTTATTGTGTCAATCACTGACAAGATAACCATGCCACAGAGACGCAACGCATTAAGCGGATACACCGACTTTATTCATCGATTTAAGATTGCATTGTTGTGTGCAGATcgcttgtttccatggtctgtatattcaaactcctttggttctccttgcccgctatgtcctgttgttttttgttgtccatcagtgatgtgtcaattctgTCTTGGGGTTTTGTTTGTGTGAGttatatactggctgcaaagtaatttccctgtaagggacgaTTAAGGATACTTTGAATTGTTTGGATCAGCCGTGTGGTCAATTATGCGTGGTCTATTATTATATTATGTGTACACGCCACTTGAATTTAGCGGGGCATCTAACGTATGCGCCGGCAGACACCTTTTAAATGGAGTGCAAACTTCATATGCCGGCATGGTAATGGTGCTGGCCTACATATTCACCCTCAAAGATAAATATGGTGACATGACTTACCCTTCCATCCACAGCGTATCAAGCATTCACTGTCACCAACTGGTACGTCTATACACAGGCTATGCATCTCCACATGGCGGTAGAACCACTCAGGGTTCTCATATGGGGCATGCTGAGAAACAGAAACACAAGATGTGGCTGAATAATACTGTGAAGAGTTTTGAAATCTTTTTGTTCATTTAACACTGTATTACATTCTAAAATTCTAGGGATTCTTTAAAAAGTGTCCATATTTCAATTCACTTCCACACCTATGATTTTTCTTAAACTATCTTGTAAAACCATCACAGCTAACATCTAACATTAACAATCACAAGTCTACCTCACACTCCTCCCATAAGCAGGTGAAGTTGTCTGGGATTTCAGGGATGATGTTGTGGTTCTGGTAGCCAATGGAGCAGGTACCAATGCTGGGCTGAGAATTAAGCACCTGCTGACCCCACTGTTTGAGCTTAGTGTGGTAACAGTGGAAGAATAAGTGACGTCGCAGCTCCTCAGGACCTTCCACAGAGCAGAAACCACAATCTCTCCACAGGCAGTTgtgttcacctggacacaaaagAACATTTACCTAAGCAAGCATTTATAGACCCTTTAAAGAGTAAATAAGCACTTGCCTACTCACATTTTGAAAAAGAtaaaaaggggtgtagctgtagagggcagtgatggtggtgtccatgtataacgcatataaaggggtgtagatgttgaGGGCAGTGATGGTGTTGACATTATTGTAATAAATATCTCATTCTAGTTTCTCAtgagtctacccagagagtttagtttCTGTCCTTTGgacgagacgttaaaccgaggtcctgactcactgtggtcattaaagatcccacggcacttatcGCAGAGTACAGGGGTCTTCCAGTGTCCTGGCTAAATTTCCAatgtggctctctccatctggccacctaatcatacatccgaaccgcttatctcgctctcagggtcgcggggatgctggagcctatcccagcagtcattgggcggcaggcggggagacaccctggacaggccgccaggccatcacacagggacaacacacacacacacacacacacacacacacacacacacctagggacaatttagtatggcctattcacctgacctacatgtctttggactgtgggaggaaaccagagcccccggaggaaacccatgcacacacggggagaatatgcaaactccacacacaggatgaccctaAAAGTTGGCTactcgaacccagaaccgtcttgctgtgaggcaactgtgttaaccactgcgccacctaatcatcccctgtGTAATTCGCTCATTGACTCCTCCCACTCCACTTCaacctgatgtgtggtgagcgttctggtgcaaaatggctgccgtgcatcacccaggtggcgctacacatcggtggtgggtgaggtgagtttcccccttcaacgtgaagcgctttgggtgtccagataaagcgctatacaaatgtaatctattatcatgattgtctttatgcatgctcaataatccaggtaagaaagtcaaaagaaagttgaatcagttcatctggacacgtttcatcactcagctaagtgacctcttcagcctcaagtgactgcaggtgtccccacccttataaacaatacagtggcataacgaccgaaaccaacgaccagtttcatatgcaaatatgggtgtgaccattaactagagtttcaatggccatgtgtactattcgcagaggatttgggaatagttgcaatcacagcattggaaaaatggcgacagatgtactcttgccccccctccccctcagttCAGAACATCTTCTGGTCTAATGTGCTAGAGCCAACCTGTGTCGCCTGTCATATGGGTCTCGGCGTCTTTGATGCACCCACATGACATAGGCAAATCGGATGGGATCGATGGTATTGTACGATTTTCCCATACCCTAAGAAAaagcatgttaaggttaatactctgtgcccctgaccaaggcagcaGGAAAAAgaagtggagctggtccccggatgctgcagctgcccactgctcctgtacaataggatgggttacatgcaggagCCACATTTCATTGTTAAAAACaaactacaatgacaaaaataaagtggctttctaacTTTCCATAGGAGCAATGAATTATACCATCATAGGTCCACACCAACATGTTGGCAGTTtaagaaacataaaaaaaaagttgactacccctttaattAAAGTAGCACCACCACAGTAAATGGCACCACCTGTATCCCAAGCCTCGGTGGGGTGGCCATTACAGAAGTGCGCCCCcggagcgtgtcaaagtgtcaaAGGTCCTTCCTTACCCAAGGTCTCCTCGTCGTCCTCCTCCTCTGAGGCGCTCAGCGCTTTGAGGTGACCCTCCGCGTGCTTGCAGAAGCTCTCCATGCGGCTGAAGGACTCTTGACACGAGCCCCATTCGCATTCCAGCTCGAGCGGCGTTTTTTTCTGGATCCGTTTGTTTGGCGGCATTTCCGTGGACCGGACACGTCACAGCCGACCTCATCCAGCTGCGGACTCCGAGACGTGGTCGACGCGAGGCTACCAACGACTGGGGAGGGGGTTTCTTCTCTCCTGTTCGGGTTTGACCATCACCGCCTGATGCCGCTTCAGGGACGCCAGCTAACGCTCCCCGCGGCCCGGCGTCAGTCCCGCCCGCTGGAACAAGCGTGTTTCTCGTCGCCCGGGTGACTACCGGGGCGCTAGCATGTTATCGCAGGCTAGCCGACAACTTGGCAACTTAAATCCGCTATTTAGTTCAAAATCGGTGCCAATAAGCAAACTTCAGCCCGAGAGAACCAACGGCCCCACGACGTCGACCAATCCAAACGACGCTCATGCCAGCCGTCGATGGGCGGGCTGAGCACCGCTAATATACGTCCCCCTGAAACAGCGACTCAACCGATCGTTCCGCGCTCACGATTCCTTTGTATCTCCAGCGAcaataggcgtttctagcccgttttttggggggggggtgctgcctaaattgaaccccagcacccccaaaattgaagagattttttatttttttactgtatgtccatgtttaataagccgaagaaatgtcaaaaccatatccagtatatggtttaaacgtaatattttaacaacaaaaatacaacacccccccatgcttcgaaaatggtttgatccaccccccaaaatttatcttgcctggccgccCAGCACTCTggctgctcagcacccctaaagctctgatcctagaatcgcccctgagtCCTCGACAATGGAAAAATTAGTGTCACAAATAACTAATTCTTGAGCTCTTTTATTTCTCGATTTTGGCCGTCCATTTATAAACACAATCGTAAACGTTCTTTATAAACACGTGGAGAATGCATTGTCAAAGCGAGTTGACTTCACATTGGATGATTTGTTTCGAACATGTAAAGAAGCaggatataacacacacacacacacacacacacacacacacacacacacacacgtgagacACTGCCaacaatctgaagtgatcaacaaatccacgcgCCAGTCCCAGCGAACACGTGTCTGTGCAACACATTTGCTGCATGTTCGAAATGGAGTAGGAGCAAGTACACACTTTTTTCCCTACCCCTTACAATTGATGACATGGATAACATAAAAAATCGGTATTTACTGAATTTTTATACGACCAAAAATAATTTGTCATGTGTGAATATTTTCATTTAAATAATTACGCATCCAATaagacaaataaacaaaatacatCACCTCTATCCAAAGACGATCTTATTGTTCTCAGTAACTAGAGAAGACCCAGGCGGCTGATCTCACATGATCAGCTCCAACACTCCCTCCATTTGTCCTCAGCTCATCTTTTAGTGATGTTTATTGGCTTGAGCAAGACTTCCACAATTTCCCTGCTTTGCTCAATATTACTTCTCAGTGCCCAAACCTATATCTAGAGGCCGAGAAACATACAGATTTCTCAGCTCTCGCATGGCTTATTTTGTGAAATAAAACCTGCATGGGGTTATTTTTACTATGCCATTATTTTACTGTGCAAGAGTTTAGTTCAAGCAACATGTCACCATGCAAACATTCACTATTTTAAAGCACAAATATAGGCAAGAATTCGAGCACTGAGTTTGGCTGTTCTATGGACCCCTATTCACTTCTACTGACTACTTTCTCTCTTTAAACCTTGTATAAAAATATACTTGCACCTTGTCCAAACAATCCAATGATGTCTAAAGTAATATTTTGTGTGTCCAAGGCCCTGCCTTTTTTACAACTAATTTTGCCTCTGTGCCAAATATTGATTTTGACAGCTGAAGGAAAACAATCCTGCAGATACCCATGGCGGAAACTAATGTGTGAGGAGTGCACGCCTAAAAACTGAAAGAGCTACGCCTAAATGTAATTCAACTTTACACCTTCCATTGAGTCTTTACTGTAAATTGGTCTGAGGCAGAAAAGTAACAAGTGAGGTAATGAGATCTATCAAAAGGCCAAAGAATCATAAACCAAGAATCATAAGTGAAACAACTCCATGACAAGAACTTCATATTCCTGGGCAACATTCCCTCTGATCTTCAAACATTGGCATAATCGCTTAGACGTCATAGAAGAGGCGCACCAGATGATAGCGGATTCCAAAAGCCAACACGCTCCCCATCACCTAGATCAGAGGCAGACACAACCGTGAAAGAATGAATATATTACCCAGCAGGGGCACTGCCAGGGCCCCATGAAAAGATGTCACAGTAACATATAAAAAGTGATTAACCTCAtgttctaatatatatatatattttagaaCATGAGGCCCCCTGTCAGTCATATGCccttggaaccccccccccccaaaaaaaaatgccaCTATTACCCAATATTCACTGATGCTATCACAGTGTATCTGGACAGTTGTTTCTTTTTTACCTGGAAGAGCAGCATGATGACTGTGAGATTTCTCTCATGTGTGGGGCCGAGCACTTTCAGCACCAGATTTATTATGGTCATGTTGTTGCATTCAATAAACTCATCATCTCCCCCCGGTCCTCTTCGTACCTCGAGTAGCTTCAGTAACTCTGCCAGCTGTGGGACATTCAAGGTATTGCTGTTATCAACAAATGGGTAGAAAATATTTATTCCAGCAATTATTGCTGGCTTTTTATTATTGGTGCTATTGGTCGGCCTCAGTAGTGTTTACCCCTTAAAATGAATCTACATACGCGTGAAAAGGGGTCTGGGGTGACATAAATGGGGTAGCAAACTTACAAGATGCTTGTTTCACAACCAGTAAGGTCTGATTGTCAGTTTGTATAGCCAATGACTACAGATAGCCTGACTATACCGAGTTTTATTCTGTGCCACTCACTATTGCTTTAATGTAAGGGTTCAacagcatacatacatacaagtttTAAGAATCCTTTGTGACTCTTACATCAcaggctttttttcccctctctttttctccccaattgtatccggccaattatcccactcttctgagccatcccggtcgctgctccaccccctctgccgatccgaggagggctgcagactaccacatgcctcctctgatacatgtggagtcaccagccacttcttttcacctgacagtgaggagtttcaccaggggggatgtagtgtgtgggaggatcacactatcccccccctggttccccctccctcctgaacaggcgccccgaccaaccagaggaggcgctagtgcagcgaccaggacatatacccacatccagcctcccacccgcagacacgtgcaattgtgtctgcagggacacccgaccaagccggaggcaacacagggattcgaaccgggatccctgtgttgatatgcaatggaatagaccaccacgccacccggacgcccctcatgaCAGGTTTACAGGACACTATAGGTCATCAaaaaacgttgaatcagttcatctggacacaaattttattgacagatacatttcatcactcatctaagtgaccgcttcagtctcacctgactgcaggtgagaCTGaatattataaacaatacagtgactgcaggtgtttcctcccttataaacaatacagtgactgcaggtgtttcctcccttataaacaatacagtgactgcaggtacccccacccttataaacaatacagtgactgcaggtacccccacccttataaacaatacagtgactgcaggtacccccacccttataaacaacagtgactgcaggtacccccacccttataaacaatacagtgactgcaggtacccccagccttataaacaacacagtggtataacgacccaaaccaattaccactttcatgtgcaaatacgggtgtgaccattaactagcgtttcaatggccatgtgtactattcacagaggatttgggaatagttgcaatcacagcattgacagatgtactcttaccccccccccaccccagttcAGAATATCTTCTTTCTTCTTGCCTCATATTTTACTggtcacctgggttaaaattaaatcttagGGTGTACCACATTTcatcaaccacattaactctgtggacaaccacatcaagttcaccagggaggaagtgaaaaatgacaggttagccttcttagactgtgaaattgcaattggtgatggggaacatttgattgttgatgtttaactGAACTCGTCTTCATTGGCTCAAAGTCCACTCtgagccaaatcaacaaccttgcactcaccatcgatggcactactgtctccccttcctcccaggcacgcaaccttggtttGATCCTTGAtttcaccctctcccttgagccacatatccgccaaatggtcaaatgctccttctaccaccttcgcaacatcgtgaaaataagatcctctctcacacgccctgctactgctgagacactgatccatgccttcatctcctcctgccttgattactgcaactcactcctctatggcatcagtgctagctctatcaagagactccaattggtccagaacgcatccgcccgacttttaactttcaccaaatcctggcaccacatcaccccagtcctaaaagacctccactggctacccatctctcactggatcaattacaaaatcctggttcttacttatgaagcccttcacaaactggctcccccatacctcaccgacctccgctccccctaccaacccgctaggtccctcagatccacctcagcctcccttctctctacccccaggtccaacctccgtagctttggtgactgagccttctccagggcagctcccaggctctggaactcactcccccaaatcattagagactcagaatccctcccactcttccaatcccgtctcaagacacacctcctCTCCGTTGccttcttgtgcccccccccgcctcccatcCACCcttaatctgaggcagactaaggaccaaGCACtcaacctgcagccccctcctcttggaacttcctccccaagcacatcagacactgctgcgatcaGCCCaaattcaagtcattaatcagactcacctcttcagatttgctttcatctgtgatttatttgatttatgatgtttgtttttcttgcccttttgtatctgtctaagtcggagagtactgctgctgTCATGTGTGGCttccgcttctccctcttgtagctccccttcccatccaccgctgtatctctgtgttatatctgtcgtcttgtttcaccccgtttattgtaaagcgacttcgagtgttagaaaagtgccatataagtttaacttattattattatttttactgtaaaccaacacatactgatcagtacttaaggtttgactctcatcatccactggggcacaaactaggagtcatcaggacgctgaaccaccaagctgacaacgcccccaccaacacagcggccgaggaaggggagaaatcccacattaaacagccctggttaagtgtggttatcctaactgggtgtttgtcaaagccaggaaaacgcccaaacagtgcaccagccaatctaaGAGAGGAgacggacaacagctgtctaagcgtaaaccagcggtgattccatatgtggcgggagtttcgGAACAGTTTAGacttgtattttccaaacaccgcatctcagttgctttcagacCCTGAAACACGCTGCATCAGAacctggtccaccccaaggatcgggtccccagtacaaacagagcaatatagtgtaccctgttaattgccaggaggattgccgtgacttgtacctcgggggaaaccaaacagacgctggtcaagaggatgacacaacacaggagagctaacacgtcaggccaggactccacaccatctacagaccaggactccagagtctacaccatctacaggccagtctttcaaggatgaggatgtgcacatccttaattgatagagaggaacactggtttgaatggggagtaaaagagaccatctatgtgaagggggaatgaccatccctgaaccaaggggggggggggggctaagagtacatctgtcaccatcttacaatgctgtgactgcaactattcccaaatcctctgtgaatagtacacatggccattgaaactctagtgaatggtcacacccatattgcatatgaaactggtttgggtcattataccactgtattgtctataagggtgggggtacctgcagtcagttgagactgaagaggttgaGTGACGAACCGTttgtctcagtaaacgttgtgtccagatgaactgattcaccttctttgattttcttacctggattatcgagcaagCATCAAGACACTATAGGTATAATGTATGAGCAGACAGTACATCTACATTTTCCACATGTTCTGCACCAGAAAAATGTAGAGCCGTGGGGTTTAATGCAATTTACTATTTGAACTCTGTATGTGAAATCGCCTAATAGAAATGGGAAAACTGCCCAGCTGAACAACTGAGTCTAAAATGTGTATATGGggtcatttacacacacacacacacacacacacacacacacacacacacacacacacacacacacacacacacacacacacacgcacacacacgcacacacacgcacacacacgcacacacacacagaagaattaCAGGAGGTATTTGTATGTGGTGTAAAACAATTAAAATGACTTTACCTCTAAAATGAGGTGTCCTAATTTAGAAAGATCCTTCCTTTTGAATTTAGAGTAGCTCATTCCCAGTTTGCCTGTGTCTGGATTCAATCTTCAGTTATCAACAATATCAGGagataggggaaaaaaaagactgacAATGACAACGCATATTCAAGAAAACTGACTGAACAGAATGGTATCAGAAGAAGAGAGGAAGTCGATGTACAGCGCGTTACCTGGGGAGTCGGTGTCTGGGGCAGGGAATTATGTGAAGGAGCTGAGGGAGGGAATATACAAAGTTGACCACCTGAGGAATGAAGAAGAGCAGCATTGTTTTGCTGAAGTGTCCAAGGATGCCCACTACGGCAAAGGTCATCCCGGCAAAGTAGCAGAAAGTATCTCCCACAAAGACAGATGAGGGATACCTATGTCAaagtaatcaatcaatcaatcaatcaatcaatcaatcaatcaatcaatcaaatcagtCAAATCATACCTAAAAGCATATTCCAAACATCAAAATGCAATGCAGTTAAACAAAAGTGCACTCATAAAACGGTAACTAGAAAAGAGGAACATAGGGTAAATAAGTAAATTaaatataaagaaataaaaaaattaaaatatccTCTTTACATTTAAAATTTGAAAATATTGCTCACGAAATTGCCAGGCAGGAGTGGTCCAACTCACCAATTGTGGTAAAAAAGAGCTAATGTGGTGAAGAAGAATGGTATCATGAAGTAGAGGGAGAAAACGTGGTCATCCCGGTAGTCTCCTGTTGGGTAAGATAACCAATGAACAGGTGACAGGAACAAAGACATATTCAGCATATGACATATTCCAAAAATAATCTCAGCATCAAGGGAGAGCTAAAATATGTGTGTTATCAATGAGGATGAGAAAAGATAACTGTCCCACACCACTTAGTTCCAACAGGTTGAAGATGATGATTGAAGCGGAGATGAACAGGGCTTGCCCCGACTCTATACCATTGATGCCAGC from Lampris incognitus isolate fLamInc1 chromosome 8, fLamInc1.hap2, whole genome shotgun sequence encodes the following:
- the dpagt1 gene encoding UDP-N-acetylglucosamine--dolichyl-phosphate N-acetylglucosaminephosphotransferase isoform X2, yielding MSPVPVLPLMINTFLSALGCMATAKLIPAFKDHFISARLYGMDLNKTSKEEIPESQGVISGTVFLIILFCFIPVPFLSCFVGDQCTGFPHDEFVQLIGALLAICCMIFLGFADDVLNLRWRHKLLLPTMASLPLLMVYFTNFGNTVIVVPKPFRALLGLHLDLGILYYVYMGMLAVFCTNAINILAGINGIESGQALFISASIIIFNLLELSGDYRDDHVFSLYFMIPFFFTTLALFYHNWYPSSVFVGDTFCYFAGMTFAVVGILGHFSKTMLLFFIPQVVNFVYSLPQLLHIIPCPRHRLPRLNPDTGKLGMSYSKFKRKDLSKLGHLILELAELLKLLEVRRGPGGDDEFIECNNMTIINLVLKVLGPTHERNLTVIMLLFQVMGSVLAFGIRYHLVRLFYDV
- the hinfp gene encoding histone H4 transcription factor; its protein translation is MPPNKRIQKKTPLELECEWGSCQESFSRMESFCKHAEGHLKALSASEEEDDEETLGEHNCLWRDCGFCSVEGPEELRRHLFFHCYHTKLKQWGQQVLNSQPSIGTCSIGYQNHNIIPEIPDNFTCLWEECEHAPYENPEWFYRHVEMHSLCIDVPVGDSECLIRCGWKDCEATVKGRPKLREHLRSHTQEKVVACPGCGGMYANNTKLFDHIKRQSAMEGQRFQCSHCSKRFAIERLLRDHMRTHVNHYKCPLCDMTCPSPSSLRNHIKFRHSNEKPYSCEYCEYSCKNLIDLHKHLDTHSSEPAFRCDVPGCDFSSRTLRTMNIHHKREHEGDFVARYKCHVCDQCFTRGNNLTIHLRKKHQFKWPSGHPRFRYKEHEDGFMRLQLIRYESVELTEQLMRERHDRQGDEDAGETEGLGLEEEAEVAAPTEMPAELRGVLLEEEEEQRTEEQTRESGEGAQEEGMFYVLTEDLSPAGEDTVILQLQDTAKQLGMQVV
- the dpagt1 gene encoding UDP-N-acetylglucosamine--dolichyl-phosphate N-acetylglucosaminephosphotransferase isoform X1, with product MSPVPVLPLMINTFLSALGCMATAKLIPAFKDHFISARLYGMDLNKTSKEEIPESQGVISGTVFLIILFCFIPVPFLSCFVGDQCTGFPHDEFVQLIGALLAICCMIFLGFADDVLNLRWRHKLLLPTMASLPLLMVYFTNFGNTVIVVPKPFRALLGLHLDLGILYYVYMGMLAVFCTNAINILAGINGIESGQALFISASIIIFNLLELSGDYRDDHVFSLYFMIPFFFTTLALFYHNWYPSSVFVGDTFCYFAGMTFAVVGILGHFSKTMLLFFIPQVVNFVYSLPQLLHIIPCPRHRLPRLNPDTGKLGMSYSKFKRKDLSKLGHLILEVRKSKKVNQFIWTQRLLRQTLAELLKLLEVRRGPGGDDEFIECNNMTIINLVLKVLGPTHERNLTVIMLLFQVMGSVLAFGIRYHLVRLFYDV